A genome region from Grus americana isolate bGruAme1 unplaced genomic scaffold, bGruAme1.mat scaffold_82, whole genome shotgun sequence includes the following:
- the LOC129201183 gene encoding olfactory receptor 14C36-like: MSNDSSITEFLLLAFADTRELQLLHFGLFLGIYLAALLGNGLIITAIACDHHLHTPMYFFLLNLSLLDLGSISTTLPKAMANSLWDTRAISYAGCAAQLFFFLFFIVGEYCLLTVMAYDRYVAICKPLHYGTLLGSRACAHMAAAAWGSGFLYALLHTANTFSLPLCHGNAVDQFCEIPQILKLSCSDAYLREVGLIVVSGILLFGCFVFIVVSYVQIFRAVLRIPSEQGRHKAFSTCLPHLAVISMFLSTATFADLKPPSICSPSLDLVVSLLYSVVPPAMNPLIYSMRNRELKDALWKLRTG, from the coding sequence ATGTCCAAtgacagctccatcactgagttcctcctcctggcattcgcagacacacgggagctgcagctcttgcacttcgggctcttcctgggcatctacctggctgccctcctgggaaacggcctcatcatcactgccatagcctgtgaccaccacctccacacccccatgtacttcttcctcctcaacctctccctccttgacttgggctccatctccaccactctccccaaagccatggccaactccctctgggacaccagggccatctcctacgcaggatgtgctgcccagctctttttctttctcttctttattgtaGGGGAGTAttgtcttctcactgtcatggcctacgaccgctacgttgccatctgcaaacccctgcactacgggaccctcctgggcagcagagcttgtgcccacatggcagcagctgcctggggcagtgggtttctctatgctctgctgcacacagccaatacattttccctacccctctgccacggcaatgctgtggaccagttttgtgaaatcccccagatcctcaagctctcctgctcagatgcctacctcagggaagttgggctaatTGTGGTTAGTGGCATTTTActctttgggtgttttgttttcattgtggtgtcctatgtgcagatcttcagggccgtgctgaggatcccctctgagcagggacggcacaaagccttttccacgtgcctccccCACCTGGCCGTTATCTCAATGTTTCTCAGCACTGCCACGTTTGCtgacctgaagcccccctccatctgctctccatccctggacctggtggtgtcacttctgtactcggtggtacctccagccatgaaccccctcatctacagcatgaggaaccgggagctcaaggatgcactgtggaaactgaggactggatga